One Tenrec ecaudatus isolate mTenEca1 chromosome 12, mTenEca1.hap1, whole genome shotgun sequence DNA segment encodes these proteins:
- the CD93 gene encoding complement component C1q receptor: MSNETAPRATGGRQLFIAGSPRIRRAVRSTPATGCALGQGNVTSPQQPLSPARQRQWPGVSPPPRTAGSRDRDGMALSPGWLLLLLPLPLLAQPGPGADAAEAVVCAGAACYTAHWGKLSADEAQLNCSTNGGNLATVRSAEEARYIQEALAQLLLPEVPPTARMAKFWIGLQREKGKCLDSHLPLKGFRWISGGGNTSYTNWHKEPKGTCISKRCVSLALDLSLLPTRTSHLPTWSEGPCGNSGSPGSNIEGFVCKFSFRGMCRPLALGGPGQISYTTPFGAISSSLDAVPFASLASVACGEEGRNGSYYFQCKEKGTALFDWDTSGPLCISSQLGCNFNNGGCQQECFEGLDGSFHCGCLPGYQLLEDMVTCTSRNPCSSDPCRGRATCEPEPSGESYSCSCPLGYQLDASKLGCSDLDECQASPCVQNCINTPGSFHCACWVGYEPGEGTCEDVDECAPGQNPCDQNCTNTEGSFYCSCEEGYVLAGEDGTQCQDIDECTGSGAARCRNLCFNVPGSFHCGCPPGWELSPDEVSCTLSHRSPEPPVGGPTSQGEDRGSTTPSAKTSSPPRSSEDIYEEAPITGRPSLQSNTLVTHVPPKIMASSGPPNIRAEPSMSFPTTVAGHAVGKDSIREDSPNGQKLLLYYILGTVVAILLLLALALGLLIYRKRKANRAEKENKVPSATDSYAWVAERAERRATKNQYSPSPGTDC; the protein is encoded by the exons ATGAGCAATGAAACTGCGCCGCGGGCAACAGGAGGCCGACAGCTATTCATTGCAGGAAGCCCCCGTATCCGGCGAGCagtaagaagtacaccagccacaGGATGCGCCTTGGGTCAGGGGAACGTGACGAGTCCGCAGCAGCCTTTGTCTCCTGCGCGCCAGAGGCAGTGGCCAGGCGTGTCGCCCCCACCGCGTACCGCCGGCAGCCGCGATCGCGACGGAATGGCCCTCTCCCCCGGCTGGTTATTGCTCCTGCTGCCGCTGCCACTGCTGGCCCAGCCCGGGCCCGGGGCGGACGCCGCCGAGGCGGTGGTGTGCGCGGGGGCTGCCTGCTACACCGCGCACTGGGGCAAGCTGAGTGCCGACGAGGCCCAACTCAACTGCAGCACCAACGGGGGGAACCTGGCCACCGTGCGGAGCGCCGAGGAGGCCCGCTACATCCAGGAGGCCCTAGCCCAACTTCTTTTGCCGGAGGTGCCGCCGACTGCCCGCATGGCCAAGTTCTGGATCGGTTTGCAGCGGGAAAAAGGCAAGTGCCTGGACTCCCACCTGCCCCTGAAGGGTTTCCGCTGGATCAGTGGCGGGGGGAACACGTCGTACACCAACTGGCACAAGGAGCCCAAGGGCACGTGCATCTCCAAGCGCTGCGTGTCCCTGGCGCTTGACCTTTCCCTCCTGCCAACCCGCACCAGCCACCTGCCCACTTGGTCTGAGGGGCCCTGCGGGAACTCTGGCTCCCCGGGAAGCAACATAGAGGGCTTTGTGTGTAAATTCAGCTTCCGTGGCATGTGCCGCCCCCTGGCTCTAGGGGGTCCAGGCCAGATTAGCTACACCACCCCCTTTGGGGCCATCAGCTCCTCCCTAGACGCTGTGCCCTTCGCCTCTTTAGCGAGCGTGGCCTGTGGGGAGGAAGGCAGGAATGGGAGCTATTATTTCCAGTGCAAGGAGAAAGGGACCGCGTTGTTTGACTGGGATACCTCAGGACCGCTCTGCATCAGCTCCCAACTCGGCTGCAACTTCAACAACGGAGGCTGCCAGCAGGAGTGCTTTGAGGGCCTTGACGGTTCCTTTCACTGCGGCTGCCTGCCAGGGTACCAGCTGCTGGAGGACATGGTGACTTGCACCTCTCGAAACCCCTGTAGCTCCGACCCATGCAGAGGGAGAGCCACTTGTGAGCCTGAGCCCTCTGGGGAAAGTTACAGCTGTTCCTGCCCACTGGGCTACCAGCTGGACGCCAGTAAGCTGGGTTGCAGTGATTTGGATGAGTGCCAGGCCTCCCCCTGTGTCCAGAACTGCATCAACACCCCTGGGAGCTTCCACTGTGCCTGCTGGGTGGGCTATGAGCCTGGGGAGGGGACTTGTGAGGACGTAGATGAGTGCGCCCCTGGCCAGAACCCCTGTGATCAGAACTGCACCAACACCGAAGGCTCCTTTTACTGCTCCTGCGAGGAGGGCTACGTGCTTGCCGGTGAGGATGGCACCCAGTGCCAGGACATAGACGAATGCACAGGCTCAGGAGCTGCGCGTTGCAGGAACCTGTGTTTCAATGTGCCAGGCTCCTTTCACTGTGGCTGCCCGCCAGGCTGGGAGCTGTCCCCGGATGAGGTCTCCTGCACCCTTAGCCACCGGTCCCCTGAACCACCCGTAGGAGGACCTACATCGCAGGGAGAAGACCGCGGGAGCACCACACCCTCTGCTAAAACATCCAGTCCCCCCAGGAGCTCCGAGGATATCTATGAAGAGGCACCCATCACAGGGAGACCCTCCTTGCAGTCCAACACCCTTGTCACGCATGTCCCACCCAAGATCATGGCCTCCAGTGGGCCCCCCAACATCAGGGCAGAGCCCAGCATGAGCTTCCCCACTACCGTTGCTGGCCATGCTGTGGGCAAGGATTCAATAAGGGAAGACAGCCCCAACGGGCAGAAACTCCTTCTGTACTACATCCTGGGCACTGTGGTGGCCATCTTACTCCTGCTGGCTCTAGCGCTGGGGCTACTGATCTATCGCAAGCGGAAAGCAAATCGGGCAGAGAAGGAGAACAAAGTGCCAAGTGCAACTGACAGTTATGCCTGGGTTGCCGAGCGAGCTGAGCGCAGGGCCACCAAGAATCAGTACAG ccCATCGCCTGGGACAGACTGTTGA